CCGCAATATCCCAAGCCCATGTGAGTCTACAGCTTTCCGCATAGGTTTCAAACATTTGAGAGCTATTACTAACTCAGAGGGCAACCCAGGCCAAGCGAATGCTATCTCAGATGCCATTCAACAACATCGCAATAGAATGATGAGCCAAGACACAATCTCTCAGCTCTATGCTTGCcgaagtgaagatgagatccGTCAAGTTCTAGGACTATTCATCGAGGACTTTAAAAGCAATTTTGGGCATACCCCGATCACGACTGATAATTTGTCTACCAGACCCGTGTCCGCTATGTCTCGGCAGCCAACAACCAGCACTCAGTACCCGCAATATCAGCCTCTGCCTATTTCTCAGCCGAATCCCTTCTTGAGTCATGGGCGTCGTTCACAATTCCATACACCAGCAGTTTCAAGCTTCGATTCGGATTCCAGCCGTTTCCTCCTGAGCCATGATCAGTTTGATACGTCCACTGAAGGCACAGCATTCTCGGGACCAATGTCGACAGGGTTTGACTTCTTTGGGTCTCAACAGGGCATGGATAGCAGCAGCGATCTGCCACTGTTTCAACAACAAATGACTGTATCGGTTCCTCAACAACCGACAAGCAACATAAGCCATCACCCCGGATCGAGCTTTGCGGTAGACAACCAAGGAATGACACCGAATGATAGTTGGATTGAAAATTCGCACACCTCCCAAAACCAGCCTGTAAGGGGGGATCTGGTACAAGGGAATCTCCAGCCAGGGGATTATGATGGGAGCGAAATCCCGAGCATAGCGCCATTTTAGGCTAACTAATTAAATAGCAGCTTAGCATCGCAAGCTTGGATTGAGCGTATTGAATCCCGGCCACTTTATGGGAATTCACGGCGAGCTGCAGTTttatcaagatggcaatAACCAATGTGGTGGAGAATGTCAAAAGCTTAACAAGAGCTTAGCTGAGGTTAGGATGTTTGAGCTTGGGGGTTTCAACTACTACCATTCATTTACAGCTCGATCTATGCCGTAAATATATCTagcatctctcttccacAACAATATGAAGTTTCTACATAAGTTAGCACGCTTTATGATCTAACAATAGAAGAATGGGAATGTCTTTTGTCGTGTTTGATATTTATCTCCGGGGTTCATGCTATTCTTTCGGTTGAAGCCCAATAGTATTAGACAATGAATATCCTGGTCAACTTGGATATCGAGGGactgatcttctcagccgCCGATACACCGTTCACAAAGGCGTCTCCCAGCGATCGATACTTCTCACTCCTAAGCGCGTTCTCAAACGCGCGCTCTCGTTCGCTGCCAGATGGTCCGTCAATGGGAGATACATCGGGATAGGCAGATAGACCAGGAAGTCGACGCAACTCATTGATGACTGTTTTGCCTCCGATTGTCGAGCCAAGGACGATAGAAGGGTAGCCAGGTGTGGTAGCATGGATCTCAGCAATCTCTAAGCCACGAGCAATGACATGGCCTGAATCTTGCACTGTCCATTCTGGTTTCATGTCTTCGGAGGCGCGGCAACGTCTAACCACATTCGTGCATTCTGTGTATGTCAGATGGCATCGGTCATCTATTTTCGCATCACAATCTGTAACTTAACTAGGCAAGCCTTCGGTCCGCTTTCTTATGCCCTTGTAGTACTTTACTGAGCATGTCTAATACCAGGGACTTCTCAATCATTGCGAGATGGCCAGGTTcatataaaaataaaattCACTAAATGGAAACTAATACTAAAAGTAGctttattataaatatagtAATTTACTTATTAAAGGTATAAAATTTGTTAACATTAAGGTAAATATATAGACCAAGTTCTGCAAAACGGGtttttattattttaataCTTTTTTTATACTTTAGTAGTTTTATCTTCTATATATCCAATAACATCTTACGATATATTCTCCATAGACTTAAAGCTATCATCCACTATATTTAAAGAAAGTCTTAAAGATAGGTAAGGACGCAGTTACCGAACTTGCTGATTTGCTGGTTGGGAGGACAACCAATACAAGAGGAAGTCCAGAGGTTGCCGCTCTTGACACCGTCAGTGGCGGATTGACAGCTAAAAGCGCCGATGCAAACAATAGCAGGCATGCTTTTGGCAGGTTCGGCGAAAGTGAGCTCAGCATTGGGGCAAAGGAGAACGGCGTTTTTGAGGTTCTGAGCGGCGGCAGCGCCGAGAATGGCGAGGCAAACGGATGAAGTAAGGAACTGCATGTTGAAGCTATGAGACTCTCTGTTAGAAATTGTACAAAGGGGAGGTAACTCTGTATGCTTTTACCTTGAGTAATTCCAAGTGCAAAGAGCGTTCAAATGATAGTGTAGAGTGTGTGAAAATGCTGTGAAGTGCTTTTGTTCTGTGGTGTTTGGTTTCAGATACTTTTTACTGCAGCGTCTGAGGTTTTTATAGATAGTTATTTGCAACCTTGTTAAGGAGAATGAAGTCCCGAGTCTTGTACCGAAGCATATACTATGTTCGATCCACATTTGGCATGTCTTCTATTCGGACAGTCGGTCAATAGTTACAATGAGTGTTGTATCTTCCAAGCTAATATTGAGTGTGATGCTCAGGCATATCTAACCTAAGTAGGCAACTCGTATTTGTCTACATGGTATGAGATACTTATATAAACCCCTTGTAAACAAGCCACTATTAATCAAGGTTAGAGTTTGCCCAACGTGACTTAAGGTTAGTATTCAATGGCTGAAACACCAGGGTCTGGCATATCCTGGACGGATTCTACTCTTTCTTATTTATGGATATTACATTAAGCTTTTCCAGGGCTAAGAAGCATCTCGTATTTATCAGAAACTTAAATATATGATAAAGTAGCGATGAGAATTGCCTCATTGTCAGCGTCCGTATTAGTTGATTAAGCATACAATGATTAAGATTTAAGATAACAATCCCTACAAAGCTTGTATTATGCTCCTTCCATTTTAGAGTGCTTGACAAGCCATGCTCTCATAGCTGATTTCTATCATCAGACAACAGTCTGAAACAACATCTCCCAACATCATAGGTTTTTGCAACTGCCGACTGTATTGCCGCTGCATGACGCTCAATGAAAGTTTGGCGAGAACTTAATAGAGTCTCCCTACCTTCCTGATTTAGGTCTGGAGGTTACAATAAACTTAAGCTTGGATATAATGATCGTGTGATTTACCATGGTCAGATAGTGTAATCACTACTCTGACTACGACATCTCTCGTCTAAATCATCGTGAGGGCTTTCCAGAATGCTCCAGGAATGCAAACATCGTCCGTAGATGCCGAAGAGTGATTCGACAGGTAGCTATACGAGGGAGGATCGCAAACTCTAAACTTTTGAGATGAACGTCAGTCGGCGCCGAGGATGAATTGGCAAGTTTTAACGAGACGTGTAATATCCCTCGACGTGCGCTCGGCAAAAGATAAAAGAATAGTTACTTATAAGTTGAGGATCAATTGAGTATAAAGACAAGCTAGAACGCCTTCTATCAGACCTTCTTgtattctcatcatcatcatcattctaCATTATATCAACCTTCATCTTTCAACTCTACAAACCTCTGCCCAAATCAACTGTCAAAATGCTTTTCacaaagatcatcatctggGCCTTTGCCACTGCCGTCACCGCTACTCTCACTGTCAAGGAGATAGCCACTAAGTTCAGCATCCCCGAGGCCAACATCAATGAGCTCCTCTCTGCCTCTGACGTCTCCACCATTAGTGTTGAGAAATGGGCAGACTTCCTCCACACCAGTTCCAAGGAAATTAGATCATGGACCCAATCTGCCAAGACTGCTGcccttgaggagatcaaggttgaATTCAAGACTTACATGGAAAACGACACCGACACCAAGCTTGTAAAGCGCACAGAGTAACCGAGACAAGGTACAGACGGAGATCACAACAGGATTGCTTCCTATCGCAGTGCCCACGAGGCTGACCATCGACGTCGACTGGCCGGTTGCCCTAGTGCTCGTTGTGGTGTATGTGCCGCTGGTCTGACCATCGCTTATGTCACGGCCCTTACTGCTTGCGGCGCTGCTGCTTTGACTGAGGAGGCTATTTCTGCCGGTACTCTGACTCCTGTTGCCGTTGTTCAACTTGGAGCCTGTGTTGGACTTGCTCATGGTACCTATATCGGAGGCTGGACCTTCTGCCTCGGCATGAAGGACTAGAGCTCTTCGGAAAGATCAATACTGAACGATGACTCACGGAGATGAAGCTTTATCCTCAAGAGCTTCACAAGTGGAAACTCTCGATTTTGTTCGTTTGTGTTGATGTGTGCGAGAACTGTTGAAGCGGGATGGCAGATGACGGGTATTGTAGTGGTTTTCCTGTTTGTCTGTGTTTCTTTACATTCATTACTGGTATTATCATTCTCTCTATGCTGTGTCTGCATTATACAGTCTCTACCGTATTATAAAATTGAAATAGCTATTTCTCCTGCCTTATCGAGTCGTTGCCGATAACCGTTGGGTTTGCTGTAGCTAATGACATACGATGGTCGGGATGGATCGCCATTTGAGACGCGCTTAAacgagaagcttgaatcaACGTTTAGCCGCACCAGCTGAATTTAGTCACCTTGTAGACTTATGGTTTATCTCTCAGCTATCCAGTGACTAAGAATACGGCACGAATTGACTCCAAACGGCTCGGGGCGCTAATTAAATCTTATTTCCCCTGAGATACAAGGTGGATAGAGGATGACGGCACACCAGTGGAGCCTACCAGGCTACTGGCGTTTGATTATCAAGGATTGAGTTACATTTCTGACGTTTATGTTGCAGTTGGTAAGGATCTCGAGATAAACAATTTGAAACTCTTCACTCCGTAATCGGAGACAGTAAGCACCCCTGTTCCATTATCTGTCATCGCTTCATCTATACCTGCAACAAACTTCACCACAAAGACACTCCTTATCTAACCCCCGCCAGTAGCTTCCAGAGTAATCAACCGTGATCTCAACGCCAGCCTCAATGCCGCTGCTCACCAACAGAATATGTTCTGTGCCCAGCCACGTAAACTTCTCAAATTGTGCATTCGGCTTGCAGCTGTGATTCACGAACCTTGTAAAATTGCCCTGTCTACCCTGCCATATCTGGTAACGTCTATCACCAACCTTGCTATCCAGGacgtcttggtctttgatGCCTTTTGTCACGAGTCCTGTGAATTCTCCAATGGCGACGCCTCTTTCGAAAGGTATGAGGGCTTGGAGGCCGTTGTTACGACCGTTGGAAGTTCTGAAAACTTGTACAGCGGGCGGCAGTCTCGGTCCGCCGAAGAGGCTGGGGAAGCATTTGCATGAGTTGAGTACGGCGTCGTCTGATTGAACTTGATCGCATAACACGCAGTTGTTTCCGTTAGTGGTGGATGAAACGCGAGAGGTCGGTGGCATCCAGCGAGGATCGTCAGCTCCCCACCACGTGGTGTCGACAACACATTCGTCCACATGTTCAAAGCTGAAGTTCGAATCATACTGCAGATAGGTTGATCGGAGCGAAATTGGATCAGATCCATCTTGGGAGACAACCCAGTCGTGAGGATGGCCAGTGAAGCGCCGCTCCGTAGGTTCCCCAACAATGGCTAGGAGCTGACGCCAATTACGGTGCAGAGTATCCGCCGCGACCTCCATCCGTCCTCTCAACGCTCGTGCTCGACCGAACTTATCcttatcaaagtcaatgcgGTATTTACAAAGGCGATACAGGCCCATTCCAGAGAACGCCAGAGCTACCCAGCCCAGCACATCTTTGATCTCTTTGTAGCCTCGCCAAATCGCCATTTTATTCCGTAGCTCTTTCTCACTCCACCCAAAGTCGCCGCAAGCTTCAGCCAACGCTTTCATTCGGGCTTTGGTGGATGACATTCCTGGGCTTGTAGTAGTAAGATGTAGGACGTAGGAATCGAAAAGCTCGATCCAGCGAGCTTGGACCATGACTTCGATGGAACGACAGGTCCGGCTAGCCTGGGTGACTCTTTGGCAAAACATGTTTCCTCGTGTGAACATATCGAACGAGCCTTCCGAGAGAGAAGCCATAGATAGATCAGGTGACAGCTCGACTTCATTCAAGGGACGGCTTGTAGGGGCGGTGgtgagctgaagctgctcgGTGAGAACATGTGGCTCCAGGACAAGACCAGAGTGTATCTGCTCCCACACGCCAACGATGAATTTGCCCAGAGATGACTCTCTAGGGAGGAAAACACCGTCGGGTTTCAATTTTGCCCTCTTGGGGAAGTTCCCGGCGCGGATCTGCATTTGACGCGGGACCTTCAACATTTCGTCGATCGTAGCAGTGGCCATGACAGGGCGCAGGCCGCCTTGACGACGCTTACACGATGGCCTCGAAGCCGACGAAGGGGGGTTGGGTTCACCATTATTCGAGGCCGTTGTCGGATGGCGGTGTTCCTCTGTTTGAGAGGATGACTCGCAATTCTTATTAGTGCGAGAAGATGCTTGTGATGAAATGGTTGGGTGGACTGGGATTTGATGCTTAGGGATGTCAGTCTTTGTCAAAATGTGTTTTAGTACACGCGACGTACGGAGAAAACATGGTGAAGCCGCTCGCTGGTCTCCAAAGTGTCGCTGTCGAGATCTCGATCAGTTCCATCTTGTATAAACGCTTCAATGCGTAGTATCGGGCTATTGAAATTGGTCCATGGAATGCCTGAGAGCGATGTGTTCAGTTTTTCTAGGATGTCCGACTGGACAACATCGGAAAGACGGTATGTCGCGTCATCCAACATTGTGAATGCAATTACGGTAGGGAAACTAACATACTAATGTAAATGCGACAGGTGGAGGAGAATTCTGCCCGGGCAGAAAATCCATGGTAGCGCCATTAAAGGTGGTAGGGTGGTTAGTCCTCGATTGTGATTGGATAAGAAAGTGCCCGGTTCAAGACGTCATCATCCAGTGCTGATGGACAATATGTGTCAGTATCGTCAATAGGAACCGGCTGAAGAATCCCAATTTTTGAACTTCGTAGCAATGTACCGGCTCCCAAATGATAAACTCAAGCTGCTTGTTGAATTTCTGCTACGCCACGCAATTACTGTTTCTCTCTTCGTACTAGACATGTCTTCCAACGACCATCGATACCTGATTGTATGGAAATTCTGCCCAGGTCGGGCAAAGGGCGGCCCCACTGGATGATGTCTTGGACTGACCCTCCTTGCCCCCATTCTCTATATTGAGACAGAGTGGAGGAAAATCTTGCACCCCAGAGCCTTATAAAGAGACGAACCCTACCATTTCTAAACCACCTCCCCATGCCCTTGACTATCATCCTACAAACCAGTAGCCCATGGAAAACTCAGGTTAACGGCTGTCAAAATGTCAAGCCAAATCGAAGAAAGTGAATTGCCAGGCAACGCTACACTCAGTaaagaaaagacaaacatGTCGTACTCCTACAACAACAGACGCGGATGGAGGCGATGGAGGATCTTCCATCCCGGTAGGGGAATGTACCACGATATCAAACGAAGACTTCCCTACTACCCAAGCGATATCACCGACGCCTTCACCTACAGAACCGTCGCCAGTACAGTCCGAATGTATTTTGTCAAGTATGTCACCCCAATATACACCCACATTCTACTAACCTTGGCAATTTTTCAGTCTTCTACCCGCTATAGCCTACACTCTCGACATGTATCGCCGAACAGGCCAATTCTACGGCATCAACGAAGCTCTGTTCTCTTCCGCCATGGCAGCCATTGTCTTCAGCCTATTAAGTGCTCAGCCTCTCACCATCGTTGGCGTCACTGGCCTTATCTCGTTATTCAACTTTACCATCTACGACATTATCAGCATGTACGATGTTTCCATCTACCCACAGTTCATGGCTTGGACGGGTATCTGGGCTGCAATATTTCACTGGCTagctgccatcttcaacacgTGCGATTACATGCGCTACGTGACGGACTTTTCTAGCGAGTCGTTTGGCATGTATGTTGGCATCATATATATCAGTAGGTTCTCCCTTATATACCCTCTCTATTATACTAGGTAGTTGACGACTGGTGTAGTCAAGGGCGTCGAAGAGCTTGTCAATGAGTTTGACAAAGGCGGTCAGGGACCAGGGTACTTAGCCTGTCTGATTGCCATTCTCTACTTTGGCACTGTCTACGGTCTTGAGAAAATAGGCTCGAGCACGATCTGGAAGCCAAGTGTTCGCACAGTACTCGCAGACTATGCTTATGTAGTGAGTTCTCACATAAACCTAAGCGGTATGATAGGTGATGGATGGCTGACACAACCAGTTCGGAACTATATTCTGGATTGGCTTTTCTCACTTCCCTGGTAATATCAAGTCAACGCACATTGAACGGGTGCCTGTCACCAGAGCATTCTACCCCACTCAGTCTAGAAGCTGGCTCATTGACTTTTGGAACTTGGAAGTCGGATGGGTCTTTGTAGCCATGCCGTTCGGCCTTTTAACAATGCTCTTATTCTACTATGACCACGTAGGTCAGGCTTTCCTCTTCGACCTTCCATACGTACTAATAGATCTTACAGAACGTCAGTAGCATCACGGCACAGGCTCGACAGTATCCCCTTAAGAAGCCCGGTGGATTCCACTGGGACTTTTTCCTTCTGGGTTGTACAACTTTTCTGTCTGGTATTCTTGGCCTGCCAATGCCCAATGGCCTTGTTCCGCAGGTTCAGCAAGCCCCTTCACATATGTTTACGCTCCTTCCGCTGACTACAGCAGGCACCTGTTCATACCGACTCTTTGACTGTCTACGAAActgatcttgagatcattCCCACGTCTGGAGGGGAGGATCGGGAAATACGCCGTCCCATTGTGCGAGCCACGGCGGTAGTTGAACAGCGTGTGTCACACTTCTTGATGGGCTTAGGGTTGGTAGGAACCATGACAGGACCCTCCTCGTTGTCCTGCATCTCATGCCAGCCGCAGTATTTGCTGGTGTCttttttgttgttggagTAAGTTCCCTTTAGCtacttgcttcttctcgtgCCGTCATTTCACACGATACTGACAATCTTGTTAGTGGGGTTCCATCGAATCGAATGGCATACTCCAGAAGTTTATCTATCTCCAATCAGAGCAACGCTTTATCCAACGCGACGAACCCATCATTCTAGTACGCCGACGAAAGGTATCTCTTTATATCGCATTGCAATTCATCGGTGTGGCAGCCTGCGTCGCCATATCGCATACGATTGCAGCGATAGGATTTCCGGTTCTCATTATTCTCATGATTCCTCTTCGTATTCTTGTCGTTCCACGATGGTTCACGTTGAAAGAGCTGCAGATTCTGGATGACTTCACGGCGACTAACAAGACCGTGTTGGCCAGTCTAGGTGGAAAGCCAATCCTGCCAGAGGACTCGAAGGTTGAGGATTGGGGCCTAGAGAGGCGAGAGAGTGAGGCTCGACACGGAGTGCCACGCCAACGTGCTGGAAGTCTCCACCGATAAAGGTTAAGCTACAATGACGCTTTTGTCTTCGCACAGTGATGGCATAGTGCCTTACCCTAGTGAACAAGGATGCCTCAGAAGTCACATGGCATTAGGTTGGAAAGGGGTCTAGCACTGATTGGCTTTACGCGAACCATCGTTTCGTATACGGGAAAGAGAGAATGGTACCCGAGGTTGCGGTTCAAACATTATCGCACTGTCAACACAAGTGTATTCCATATTTTATTTCTAAAGTCTTGCCTATAGCAATAATATTCGAATCCAATACCACCATGCTTAGACGGAAAATACCATTTATAACTTGCCCTTTCTACCGTCCTCACTCAGCTTAAGGATCATACCCAAATTCCCACTCTCAATAGTCTCAAAGATGCTCGGAAGTCCCTGcgccttgcgcttctcctcttctctacGGAAGAACTCTTCCGCAGTCTTAATCCTATTCGGATGAATCTCGTCCAGCAGCTTATAATCTCTCTGAACAACGCCCTTATTTCCTCCGGAATGTCGCCACATATTCCAGAAACCAGTAAAGTTCTGCTTAAATGTCATGGTCGCTGGATCATTAAGATCAGCGTTGTATCCAGCTGGAGCGGTGCTAGCCCAAGGAATGTGCTTGAAGTACGTCTCAATCGGGATGTCCATGAATTGAGCAGGTTTGCCGGTGACCTTTTGGAAAGCCTTCGCTAGATCATGGTAGTTGATGTGATCAATGGCAACCTCGagatccatcccatccgATCGTTCGGGGTTATCGAAGAGCCAGCGGACGTAGTGCTCGCAGTCATCGAGAGCGACATGAGGGATCGCTCCGTCGGCGAGGGGAACAGCCCAAGTGACGACTCCCTCAAGAATACGAGGCGTCATCACCGTCTGCGCTGATATAGCCATCTCGATATACGGACCCGTAGTGAAGATGGCAGTGCCCATGTTGTGAGTCTTTTTCTGGGTCAACATCCACTCCGCCATTCGACCTTTGCCATCATAATGGCCACAGCGGAACTTGGGATCATAGCCACTTTTCTTATATCCATAGTCCAAGtttccaaagacaaagaacttGATACCAGACTCAATTGCCAGTTCGTAAGAGCGAATAGTCCAGTAAGTCTCTGTCTTTTCACCAGTGTTGAAGCCGTCAATGTTGACGAAAGCGCCCCAGCATCCCTCATAACCCTTTCGGAGGTTGTCTTCGTTCGCGAATGAGCCTTCCATGAACTCGACGTCGCCTAATTCTGCCAATTGCTTGGCGCGCT
This genomic interval from Fusarium verticillioides 7600 chromosome 1, whole genome shotgun sequence contains the following:
- a CDS encoding hypothetical protein (At least one base has a quality score < 10), encoding MLFTKIIIWAFATAVTATLTVKEIATKFSIPEANINELLSASDVSTISVEKWADFLHTSSKEIRSWTQSAKTAALEEIKVEFKTYMENDTDTKLVKRTDAHEADHRRRLAGCPSARCGVCAAGLTIAYVTALTACGAAALTEEAISAGTLTPVAVVQLGACVGLAHGTYIGGWTFCLGMKD